A part of Desulfurobacteriaceae bacterium genomic DNA contains:
- a CDS encoding MBL fold metallo-hydrolase yields the protein MENLKVIYDNRGNDEFAGDWGLSIFVELSEENLLFDTGAKPEILKRNMENFGIAPREIDAVFISHNHWDHVGGLPFILNENKSFDIFIPEEEVQNFEEKLPEGVVCVPISSTTYISDRTIALKPMETGIPSPRVEQSLLVSTVNGYVLLVGCSHPGILEIAKKATQVVGEKLFLIIGGFHLYKLGDKEIKEIAQKLKEFASFVAPCHCTGEKGIEIFKEEWKDNFIEVFAGLEIPLDEKVL from the coding sequence ATGGAAAACTTAAAGGTAATTTATGACAACAGAGGAAATGATGAATTTGCAGGTGATTGGGGACTTTCAATTTTTGTGGAACTTAGTGAAGAAAACCTCCTATTTGATACAGGAGCAAAACCAGAAATTTTGAAAAGAAACATGGAAAATTTTGGTATAGCCCCCAGGGAAATAGATGCTGTTTTCATTTCTCACAATCACTGGGATCACGTGGGAGGTCTTCCCTTCATTTTAAATGAAAATAAAAGCTTTGATATTTTCATTCCTGAAGAAGAGGTTCAAAACTTTGAAGAAAAGCTTCCAGAAGGGGTAGTTTGTGTTCCTATTTCCTCTACGACTTATATTTCGGATAGAACTATCGCTTTAAAGCCAATGGAAACCGGAATTCCTAGTCCGAGAGTGGAACAGTCCCTTTTGGTTAGTACTGTGAACGGTTACGTTCTACTTGTTGGTTGCAGTCATCCAGGAATTCTAGAAATTGCCAAGAAAGCAACTCAAGTTGTGGGTGAAAAACTGTTTTTGATAATAGGAGGATTTCATCTTTACAAGTTAGGAGATAAGGAAATTAAGGAGATTGCGCAAAAACTCAAGGAATTTGCATCTTTTGTTGCTCCTTGCCACTGCACAGGTGAAAAAGGAATAGAGATTTTCAAGGAGGAATGGAAGGATAACTTTATAGAAGTATTTGCAGGATTGGAAATTCCATTGGACGAAAAAGTTTTATAG
- a CDS encoding GTPase domain-containing protein produces the protein MGIYKEGNKEIHLKIVYWGSENSGKTENILKLSEILKYKGEIITLSTEEGKTIYFDFFSPTVSLQNGVKVKFLLYTSSGRKNAEANRGLVIDGTDGIVFVVDSEKDRIKDNKDSFEELKTVLKKKNLENIPIIVQYNKRDLPSALPVEVLRKELELEGYEEVEAIAKDGKGVEETFKKIAKLSLKAFLKKIQLKEEDLGNCCS, from the coding sequence ATGGGCATATATAAAGAGGGAAATAAAGAAATACACTTAAAAATTGTTTATTGGGGATCTGAAAACTCAGGAAAGACAGAGAACATACTTAAGTTAAGCGAAATTTTGAAATATAAAGGGGAAATAATTACTCTCTCTACCGAAGAAGGAAAAACCATCTATTTTGACTTTTTCAGTCCTACAGTTAGCCTTCAAAACGGGGTAAAAGTTAAGTTCCTTCTCTACACTTCCTCAGGAAGAAAGAACGCAGAAGCAAACAGAGGACTGGTTATAGATGGCACAGATGGAATAGTATTCGTTGTAGACTCTGAAAAGGATAGAATTAAAGACAATAAAGACTCTTTTGAGGAATTAAAAACTGTCTTAAAAAAGAAGAACTTGGAAAACATTCCAATTATTGTTCAGTATAACAAGAGAGATTTACCTTCAGCACTTCCTGTAGAGGTATTAAGAAAAGAGCTTGAATTAGAAGGATACGAAGAAGTAGAGGCTATTGCAAAAGACGGGAAAGGAGTTGAAGAAACGTTTAAAAAGATAGCAAAATTAAGTTTAAAAGCTTTTCTTAAGAAGATACAGCTTAAGGAAGAAGATTTGGGGAACTGCTGTAGCTAA
- a CDS encoding aminotransferase class IV, with the protein MKYFGIFETVRVENGKAVLIDHHYKRIKRSAKVLKIPFSLSFEEFKEEIEKNASFPVSLVRLTIFKDGSYEVSSRVCEKKEEVSLILIDDIRRNFSPLSLHKKVDIMDSLYALEKAKERGGDEALLLDVNGFVSETAFANIFFVKNGIFFTPSLRTGCLSGTRRSFLIKTLRQMGVPVFEGFYTLKDLFLADEVFIVSARYDIARVKNINGKELPPLPIKSYRERLLKLFSYSSSPNLLP; encoded by the coding sequence ATGAAATACTTTGGAATTTTTGAAACCGTTAGAGTAGAAAACGGAAAGGCTGTTCTCATAGACCACCATTACAAAAGGATAAAAAGAAGTGCAAAAGTTTTAAAGATTCCTTTCTCACTAAGCTTTGAAGAATTTAAAGAAGAGATTGAAAAAAACGCAAGCTTCCCCGTTTCACTTGTTCGTTTAACGATCTTTAAGGACGGAAGTTATGAAGTTTCGTCCCGAGTTTGTGAGAAAAAAGAGGAAGTATCCCTTATCCTTATAGATGATATAAGGAGAAACTTCTCACCCTTATCCTTACACAAGAAAGTAGACATTATGGACTCTCTTTACGCTCTTGAAAAAGCAAAAGAAAGGGGAGGAGACGAAGCTTTACTTTTAGACGTAAACGGTTTTGTGTCTGAAACAGCGTTTGCTAATATTTTTTTTGTAAAAAACGGTATTTTCTTTACCCCTTCTTTAAGAACAGGGTGCTTATCTGGAACGAGAAGATCGTTTTTAATAAAAACTTTAAGACAGATGGGAGTTCCCGTCTTTGAAGGTTTTTACACTTTAAAGGATCTCTTTCTTGCTGATGAAGTTTTTATCGTAAGTGCAAGGTACGATATAGCAAGGGTTAAAAATATAAACGGAAAGGAATTACCTCCTTTACCTATCAAAAGTTATAGAGAAAGACTACTAAAATTATTTAGCTACAGCAGTTCCCCAAATCTTCTTCCTTAA
- the recO gene encoding DNA repair protein RecO, translated as MELKGFILRSKLLGNKLKIITAYTDKLGKVDFIAKTKRGDFPLKLDLFSLSRFLVLQKGEKWELQEAFLVRHHFPQSLEQFYYLSRISKLLIFRELPRNEKLFKLIDNYFLVEDSFELAYTMFLLKFSFIEGIFPALTKCIDCGNSRIVIFSFSKGGVLCQKCKNKSEEIVPWNVFLSKLSIRLAKEPFSKVKNEKISLRNLYVINTVFEKHLRLRL; from the coding sequence ATGGAACTTAAAGGTTTTATCCTACGTTCTAAGCTATTAGGAAATAAACTAAAAATAATTACAGCCTACACAGATAAGTTAGGAAAAGTGGATTTTATTGCCAAAACTAAGAGGGGGGATTTCCCCCTCAAACTTGACCTTTTTTCCCTTAGTCGTTTTTTAGTTCTTCAAAAGGGAGAAAAGTGGGAACTACAGGAAGCTTTCTTGGTAAGACACCACTTTCCGCAAAGTTTAGAACAGTTTTATTACCTTTCAAGGATATCAAAGCTTTTAATCTTTCGAGAGCTTCCAAGAAATGAAAAACTGTTTAAACTGATAGATAACTACTTTTTAGTAGAGGATTCATTTGAACTTGCCTACACAATGTTTCTTTTAAAGTTTTCTTTCATTGAGGGTATCTTTCCAGCACTTACCAAATGTATAGATTGTGGAAATTCAAGGATAGTTATATTCTCGTTTTCAAAAGGTGGGGTTTTGTGTCAAAAGTGCAAAAATAAGAGTGAAGAAATAGTTCCTTGGAATGTTTTTCTCTCAAAACTCTCCATAAGACTTGCAAAGGAACCTTTCTCAAAAGTGAAAAATGAAAAGATTTCCCTTAGAAACCTATATGTTATAAATACCGTTTTTGAAAAACACTTAAGGTTAAGGCTATGA
- the ychF gene encoding redox-regulated ATPase YchF → MGLSCGIVGLPNVGKSTLFNALTNSQKAQAANYPFCTIEPNVGVVEVPDQRLYKIAEIVKPQKITPTTIEFVDIAGLVKGASRGEGLGNQFLANIRNVDAIAHVVRCFKDENVVHVDGSADPERDIETINLELVLKDLESVEKRLSKVSKQAKAGDKKARAEVEALEKLKEILERGERIYPYMESLDDEGKRVVKELALLTAKPVMYIANVDEEGLLEDNEYVKKVRKIAEKEKAPLVKICAKVEAELTELEGEEKEEFLRELGMEEPGLNIVIREGYKLLNLITFFTAGEQEVRAWTIKKGTKAPQAAGKIHSDIERGFIRAEVIKYEDLIREGSMQACKEKGLMRLEGKDYEVQDGDIIYFRFNV, encoded by the coding sequence ATGGGACTGAGCTGTGGAATAGTAGGATTACCGAACGTTGGAAAATCTACACTCTTTAATGCTTTGACAAACTCACAGAAAGCTCAAGCTGCAAATTACCCTTTCTGTACCATTGAACCAAACGTTGGAGTAGTTGAAGTTCCCGACCAAAGACTTTACAAGATAGCGGAGATCGTGAAACCTCAGAAGATTACTCCTACCACTATAGAATTTGTTGACATTGCGGGGCTTGTAAAGGGTGCAAGCAGAGGAGAAGGGCTTGGGAATCAGTTTTTAGCAAATATTAGAAATGTTGATGCTATTGCGCACGTTGTAAGATGTTTCAAAGATGAAAATGTTGTCCACGTAGATGGAAGCGCTGACCCTGAGAGAGATATTGAAACAATTAATTTAGAACTTGTTTTGAAAGACCTCGAAAGTGTGGAGAAAAGACTAAGCAAGGTTTCAAAGCAAGCAAAAGCTGGAGACAAGAAAGCGAGAGCTGAGGTTGAAGCCTTAGAAAAACTTAAGGAAATACTTGAAAGAGGAGAGAGGATTTATCCATATATGGAAAGTTTAGATGACGAAGGAAAAAGAGTTGTAAAAGAACTTGCTCTTTTGACGGCAAAGCCGGTTATGTACATAGCAAACGTTGATGAAGAAGGGCTTTTAGAAGATAACGAATACGTTAAGAAGGTTAGAAAAATTGCAGAGAAAGAGAAAGCTCCCCTTGTAAAGATTTGCGCAAAAGTGGAAGCAGAGCTTACAGAACTTGAAGGAGAGGAGAAAGAGGAGTTCTTAAGGGAACTTGGAATGGAAGAACCAGGTCTTAACATAGTAATAAGGGAAGGATATAAGCTTCTTAACCTTATTACTTTCTTTACTGCTGGTGAACAAGAAGTAAGGGCTTGGACTATTAAGAAAGGAACAAAAGCTCCCCAAGCCGCTGGAAAAATCCACTCAGACATTGAAAGAGGTTTCATCAGGGCTGAGGTTATAAAGTATGAAGACCTTATAAGAGAAGGTTCTATGCAGGCTTGTAAGGAAAAAGGATTAATGAGATTAGAAGGTAAAGATTACGAAGTACAGGACGGAGACATAATATACTTTAGGTTTAATGTTTGA
- a CDS encoding methyltransferase domain-containing protein: MKDRIRKNFSKSVKNYERFAFLQLKAGELLSKRLKLFSGLKPILDLGAGTGKLSQKFGKVITLDISFGMCKECRKKGLTTCCGDAEFLPFKDESFGIVFSNFALQWMDLEKGFREINRVLEYHGVALISTPVKGSLGKLLSAWKKAYREVFNEDDVLFEFPTESEIFNSFSRVRFKLLEFERKDFVALFNSPKEAVKYVNGIGAKNPFRRGRVNKRLIKRFYELFSENGKFPINYKVLFLTLKKI; the protein is encoded by the coding sequence ATGAAAGACAGGATTAGAAAAAACTTTTCAAAGTCTGTTAAAAATTATGAAAGGTTTGCCTTCCTGCAGTTAAAAGCGGGGGAATTGCTTTCTAAAAGACTCAAACTCTTTTCAGGTCTTAAACCTATTCTTGATCTTGGTGCTGGAACGGGAAAGCTTTCACAAAAGTTTGGGAAAGTTATTACTCTAGATATTTCCTTTGGAATGTGTAAGGAGTGTAGAAAAAAAGGTTTAACCACTTGTTGCGGGGATGCTGAATTTTTACCTTTCAAAGACGAATCTTTCGGTATAGTTTTTTCCAACTTTGCCCTTCAATGGATGGATTTAGAGAAAGGATTTAGAGAAATCAATCGGGTTCTTGAATATCACGGAGTAGCTCTTATTTCCACTCCAGTAAAGGGAAGTCTTGGAAAACTTTTATCGGCTTGGAAAAAAGCTTACCGTGAAGTTTTCAACGAAGATGATGTACTTTTCGAGTTTCCAACGGAAAGCGAAATTTTTAACTCTTTTAGTAGAGTAAGGTTCAAACTTTTAGAGTTTGAACGGAAAGATTTTGTCGCTTTGTTTAATTCACCAAAGGAGGCTGTAAAGTATGTTAATGGGATAGGAGCAAAAAACCCTTTTAGAAGAGGAAGGGTAAATAAAAGACTCATTAAAAGGTTTTATGAACTGTTTTCAGAAAATGGAAAGTTTCCTATAAACTATAAAGTCTTATTTTTGACCTTAAAAAAAATCTAG
- the ispG gene encoding flavodoxin-dependent (E)-4-hydroxy-3-methylbut-2-enyl-diphosphate synthase, producing MEWIKRRKTKTVYVGNVPIGSEYKIVVQSMTNTFTEDVKATVFQIKELERVGCEIVRVAVPTKEAAKALKEIKREISIPIVADIHFDYKLALYSIENGADCIRINPGNIGEDWKVKEIIKLAKEKGISIRVGVNSGSIPKSILSKYGKPSGEALAETALNYAKFFEDNDFQNLKFSLKGSSVKTTVIANKIFASSTDYPIHIGITEAGTLLSGAVKSAVGVGILLFEGIGDTIRISLSAHPKEEVKVAYKILRSLGLRERGVEIISCPTCGRCMVDVEKIAKEVENKLEHIEVPLKVAVMGCAVNGPGEAKFADVGIAGAKDYFLLFVKGKVIDKFPQKFALDRLLEEVEKLAREKC from the coding sequence ATGGAATGGATAAAAAGGAGAAAGACAAAAACCGTTTATGTGGGTAATGTTCCAATAGGAAGTGAATACAAAATCGTTGTCCAATCAATGACAAATACTTTTACAGAAGATGTCAAAGCCACCGTATTCCAAATAAAAGAACTTGAAAGAGTCGGATGCGAAATAGTTAGAGTTGCAGTACCAACGAAAGAAGCTGCAAAAGCTTTAAAGGAAATAAAGAGAGAGATTTCTATTCCTATTGTTGCCGATATCCATTTTGACTATAAACTTGCCCTTTACTCAATAGAAAATGGAGCGGACTGTATAAGGATAAACCCAGGAAATATAGGAGAAGATTGGAAAGTTAAAGAGATAATAAAACTTGCAAAAGAAAAAGGCATTTCTATAAGGGTTGGGGTAAATTCCGGTTCAATTCCGAAAAGCATTTTAAGTAAGTACGGAAAACCTTCTGGAGAAGCTCTAGCTGAAACAGCTTTGAATTACGCAAAGTTTTTTGAAGACAACGATTTCCAAAACTTAAAGTTTTCTTTAAAAGGGTCTAGCGTGAAAACTACTGTTATTGCCAATAAGATCTTTGCTTCTTCTACCGATTACCCTATTCATATAGGAATAACAGAAGCTGGAACTTTACTTTCTGGAGCGGTAAAGTCAGCTGTAGGGGTTGGAATACTTCTCTTTGAAGGTATAGGAGATACTATAAGAATTTCTTTGTCTGCCCATCCGAAGGAAGAGGTAAAGGTAGCTTACAAAATCTTGAGATCTCTTGGTCTGAGGGAAAGGGGAGTAGAGATAATTTCCTGTCCAACTTGTGGAAGATGTATGGTAGATGTGGAAAAAATAGCTAAAGAAGTCGAGAATAAGCTTGAACATATAGAAGTTCCTCTAAAAGTAGCAGTAATGGGTTGTGCAGTAAACGGTCCTGGAGAGGCAAAGTTTGCCGATGTTGGAATTGCAGGAGCTAAGGACTACTTCCTACTCTTTGTCAAAGGAAAAGTAATAGATAAATTTCCACAAAAATTTGCTTTAGATAGACTCTTAGAAGAAGTTGAAAAGTTAGCGAGGGAAAAATGCTAA
- a CDS encoding dihydroneopterin aldolase yields MLKTSVFIEDLKLFVKCGVFEEERNLGLEVLIDVKVEAKDFIDYQELFGTIVDVAKGKFIYLEDFGKDIIEKIKSKWKAEKISIRISKLSVPFQNSFKRAGIEIIWEGQE; encoded by the coding sequence ATGCTAAAAACATCGGTTTTCATTGAAGATTTAAAACTCTTTGTAAAGTGTGGAGTTTTTGAAGAAGAAAGGAACTTAGGTTTAGAGGTTTTGATTGATGTCAAGGTAGAAGCTAAAGATTTTATAGATTATCAGGAACTTTTTGGCACTATTGTTGATGTAGCAAAAGGTAAGTTTATCTACCTTGAAGACTTTGGAAAGGATATCATAGAAAAGATAAAGTCAAAATGGAAGGCTGAAAAGATTTCTATAAGAATTTCTAAACTAAGTGTTCCTTTTCAAAACTCTTTTAAAAGAGCTGGTATAGAGATAATATGGGAAGGCCAAGAATGA